In Pseudomonadales bacterium, a single window of DNA contains:
- a CDS encoding hydantoinase B/oxoprolinase family protein: MKLYPEIMRRFAAEPADERELRGLENLDAGDFAVYSARLELIAQEAKTIMTTTAISEPIQSGDCSFGIYTAQGDLAIAAPGTYVHSITGQISIKFIRKYYLDDPSVGVRPGDIFFANEPQLGGLHTPDLQILMPVFHEGQLVCWVVTIGHNQEIGETDPGGQEHIRSRYDEGLKSPPLKIAENHELKSDMVAMFCNMVRNHRMFESDLRVRCAACVRGEERLLALFGEAGADRIAGVMRRMIDATDKAVRRVFGELLDGVYRQVLFLDAPGNNEDGLLRIMITVHVHGDTITVDLNGCSPQVPAAGNCPTHLVRAAINAQLPAYVVPGVPCSSGLLNAIEIIAPPAGTVLNPFPDAAVMLSANLLAAAAQAFMQCIIRAGYLTRHEYMALPIGWIGTLYAYAGLDQYQRMTTGFANNMYNSAAGGACSVGDGIDSMGVLVGITADSLDIEHDEIQHPFIYAFRRLAHDQAGAGKYRGGAGGASGVYVHDSASLYGQIISLPHSFPINTGIFGGYAANCTPAIRVRNEGVLPFADPGIELPTRIQQMIEPGHGAASFEMANILPFKPMTEGDGFPSCGPGGGGWGDVLERDPEAIMQDLRTGVYSHWTARKVFCVAYDERTLIVDEAGTERLRAEERHMRLGRGKPCAEFLTEWEKLSLPAELLRTYGSWPDAKPAAGDAFFA; this comes from the coding sequence ATGAAACTGTATCCGGAGATCATGCGGCGATTCGCCGCCGAACCGGCGGATGAGCGTGAATTGCGGGGGCTGGAGAATCTCGATGCGGGTGATTTCGCCGTCTATTCGGCTCGCCTCGAGCTGATTGCACAGGAGGCGAAAACCATAATGACCACGACTGCGATCTCGGAGCCGATTCAATCGGGCGACTGCTCCTTCGGCATCTATACCGCACAGGGTGATCTGGCGATTGCTGCTCCGGGTACCTACGTGCACTCCATTACCGGTCAGATATCGATCAAGTTCATCAGGAAATATTATCTGGATGATCCGAGCGTAGGCGTGCGCCCTGGCGACATCTTCTTTGCCAATGAACCGCAACTGGGCGGCCTCCACACACCGGATCTGCAAATACTGATGCCGGTATTTCATGAAGGCCAGTTGGTGTGCTGGGTCGTGACCATAGGGCATAACCAGGAAATCGGTGAAACCGATCCAGGCGGGCAGGAGCACATTCGGAGCCGCTACGACGAAGGCCTGAAATCGCCGCCGCTGAAAATCGCGGAAAACCACGAACTGAAAAGCGATATGGTGGCCATGTTCTGCAACATGGTGCGCAATCACCGGATGTTCGAGAGTGATCTCCGGGTCCGCTGTGCAGCCTGTGTGCGGGGTGAAGAGCGACTGCTGGCACTGTTTGGCGAGGCAGGCGCCGACCGCATCGCGGGAGTGATGCGCCGCATGATCGACGCAACGGATAAGGCCGTGCGGCGGGTCTTTGGCGAACTGCTGGATGGCGTCTACCGGCAGGTCCTGTTTCTCGATGCTCCCGGAAATAACGAGGATGGTTTGCTCCGGATCATGATCACCGTGCATGTGCACGGCGATACCATCACGGTCGACCTGAACGGGTGTTCACCGCAGGTGCCGGCTGCAGGCAATTGCCCGACCCATCTGGTGCGTGCGGCGATCAATGCGCAACTGCCGGCTTACGTAGTGCCTGGAGTGCCCTGCAGTTCGGGGCTGCTGAACGCCATCGAAATCATCGCACCGCCCGCGGGCACGGTGCTCAATCCGTTTCCCGATGCAGCCGTGATGCTCAGTGCGAATCTGCTGGCTGCAGCGGCGCAGGCGTTCATGCAATGCATCATTCGCGCCGGATATCTGACCAGACACGAATACATGGCCTTGCCCATCGGGTGGATCGGTACTCTCTATGCCTATGCCGGGCTAGACCAGTACCAGCGCATGACGACCGGTTTTGCCAACAACATGTACAACTCGGCGGCCGGTGGGGCCTGTTCCGTCGGTGACGGCATCGATTCGATGGGCGTGCTGGTCGGGATCACGGCCGACAGCCTCGATATCGAACACGATGAAATCCAGCATCCCTTCATATACGCCTTCCGGCGCCTGGCGCACGACCAGGCGGGGGCAGGGAAATATCGGGGCGGCGCAGGAGGAGCTTCCGGCGTGTATGTGCACGATTCGGCAAGCCTTTACGGCCAGATCATCTCGCTCCCGCACAGTTTTCCGATCAATACCGGCATTTTTGGCGGCTACGCGGCAAATTGCACCCCGGCCATACGGGTTCGCAATGAAGGAGTCCTTCCGTTTGCCGATCCGGGCATCGAGCTCCCGACACGGATCCAGCAGATGATCGAACCCGGGCATGGCGCCGCAAGTTTCGAAATGGCCAATATTCTTCCGTTCAAGCCGATGACGGAGGGAGACGGCTTTCCGTCCTGTGGACCCGGCGGTGGTGGTTGGGGCGACGTGCTCGAACGTGATCCCGAGGCGATCATGCAGGATCTGCGTACCGGCGTGTACTCCCACTGGACGGCGCGCAAGGTGTTCTGTGTCGCTTATGACGAGCGGACGCTGATCGTGGACGAGGCGGGCACGGAACGGTTGCGGGCAGAGGAGCGCCACATGCGCCTCGGGCGCGGGAAGCCCTGCGCCGAGTTTCTGACCGAATGGGAAAAACTTTCGTTGCCTGCCGAACTCCTGCGTACCTACGGGTCGTGGCCTGACGCCAAACCTGCAGCAGGGGATGCGTTTTTTGCGTGA